The window AGACCAAAAGTGGGCATCACTGCACATCAAGTTAGACCAGTCTATCATCTAGCCGGGCCGGGGGCACTTTCGGGTCAGGACGCGAAGCCGGGCTCCTGGAACAGCGGGACGTTCGATCCCGAAGTCCCGGTAGCAGAATAGGCGGTGGTTGAAGGTGCGGTGGGCGACGGCGCACCGGCCAGTTGCGTGGCCGCCCGATCGCCGGGACCCTCGGCCCGCAGGATGACCAGCGCCTCCGCGTCGATCAGACGCCGCATGCCGGTCCGTGCATCCACAATCCAAAACAGGTCCGTGGCCCTCACCGTCCGGATGACTTTTCCCCGGTGGAACAATTTGCCGTTGTGCCAGGCTTCGATCTCATCCCCCGCCGACAACTCCCCGCTCGAGTAAACCTGCCGTGCGTCCTCCCCAGGCATGGGCTGCTCCTTCCCCGATCCGGATCCACCTCGATGTCATTCCGCTCTCCAGCTCCAGACTCCACCGTCGAAGTTTCGACCGCATTTCCGGGCGGTGATGTTCGCGTGTCGATTTTGCGGCACCTCCTACGTGGCGGTGTCGCCGGCGGCATTCCCCTGCCATGATGTGGAAGGGGACCGCCCAACTGGTGAGGACAACGATGACCGAGCACGAACACTCCGAACAGGACAGCAACGCCAGCGCCGCCCAGGTGTGGGACGAGAAATACCGCAGCCGGGCCCGAATTTGGAGCGGTGAGCCGAACGCGCAACTCATAGCGGAGGCCGCGGCCCTTCCCGCTGGCGCAGCCCTGGATCTGGGATGCGGCGAAGGCGCCGACGCCATCTGGCTCGCGAGCCGCGGATGGACAGTCACCGCCGTCGACGTCTCCGCCGTCGCCCTGGAACGCGCCGAAGCCCACGCGCGCGACCGCGGCCAGAGCGGGAACATCACCTGGGTCCTGCAGGATCTCGCCACCTGGGTACCGGATGAGCTCTTCGACCTGGTGACGGCACAGTTCCTGCATTCCACCGTGATGCCCTGGCAGCAGGCCCTGCAGCTGGCTGCCGCCGCCGTGCGGACCGGGGGAGCATTGTTGATTGTGGGCCACCACCCGGACGGGCTCCCGCCGTGGACCGAGCATCACGACCACGCCCCGGACCGGTTCTACACAGCCGAAACCCTTGCCCGTGAGCTGGGAATTGAGGCGCCCGAATGGCGGCTCGACGTCGTCGACACCAGGCACCGCAGCGTCACCGGGCCCGACGGCGAGGCCGCTGACCTGACAGACGCCGTGCTGCGCGCCACCCGCCTCGCCGCGCACTGAGCAGAGCGTCCCCGGCGGGCGACGGCTGCTGAACCATGGGAGCAGCGGCCCGACATGACGCCGGACATGGGGCGACAGCTGAGTGCGGGTTTCTCGACAAATGTCGAGCCGCGCCAAGCGCCGCCAACCGCGGCGACGCCGCCGGAAACCGGGATCAGCAGGCGGGGCCGGCGTCGGAAAAACCGGCCGTCACACCGAAGAAGACCACTTCCCGCCCAGCCGGGGACCCCTCCTGCACCCCGGCCCGGCCCGCGGCCTGCCCGTCCGGCCACCGTCGGGCAGAACCCAGATGCCGCCGTCGACCCCGGGCCCGGCCCTCTACGCTTAATGCACACACCACCGTGTTACCCCCATCACACAGCTGATGGATCCGCGCGGCCCGGCGGGACGTCCTCCGCCCCGGCCCGCCCGTAACGAGGAAGAAGCTC is drawn from Micrococcaceae bacterium Sec5.8 and contains these coding sequences:
- a CDS encoding methyltransferase domain-containing protein encodes the protein MTEHEHSEQDSNASAAQVWDEKYRSRARIWSGEPNAQLIAEAAALPAGAALDLGCGEGADAIWLASRGWTVTAVDVSAVALERAEAHARDRGQSGNITWVLQDLATWVPDELFDLVTAQFLHSTVMPWQQALQLAAAAVRTGGALLIVGHHPDGLPPWTEHHDHAPDRFYTAETLARELGIEAPEWRLDVVDTRHRSVTGPDGEAADLTDAVLRATRLAAH